A genomic window from Salvelinus alpinus chromosome 10, SLU_Salpinus.1, whole genome shotgun sequence includes:
- the LOC139532200 gene encoding CCR4-NOT transcription complex subunit 9 isoform X3 — protein MLCTHITNAVTTALAQVDREKIYQWINELSSPETRENALLELSKKRESVPDLAPMLWHSCGTIAALLQEIVNIYPSINPPTLTAHQSNRVCNALALLQCVASHPETRSAFLAAHIPLFLYPFLHTVSKTRPFEYLRLTSLGVIGALVKTDEQEVINFLLTTEIIPLCLRIMESGSELSKTVATFILQKILLDDTGLAYICQTYERFSHVAMILGKMVLQLSKEPSARLLKHVVRCYLRLSDNSRAREALRQCLPDQLKDTTFAQVLKDDTTTKRWLAQLVKNLQEGQVTDPRGIPLPTQ, from the exons ATGTTATGTACACACATCACAAAT GCTGTAACCACGGCTCTGGCCCAAGTGGATAGGGAAAAGATCTACCAGTGGATCAACGAGCTGTCCAGCCCAGAGACCCGCGAGAATGCCCTGCTTGAGCTCAGTAAAAAACGGGAGTCCGTGCCAGATTTGGCTCCAATGCTATGGCACTCCTGTGGAACTATAGCTGCTCTCCTGCAG GAAATTGTCAACATCTACCCTTCAATAAACCCCCCGACCCTCACCGCTCACCAGTCCAACAGAGTATGCAACGCATTAGCACTTCTGCAGTGTGTAGCCTCTCATCCAGAGACAAG ATCGGCATTTCTGGCAGCACACATTCCTCTATTTCTGTACCCCTTCTTACACACTGTCAGCAAAACACGACCATTTGAGTACCTCCGACTCACCAGCCTAGGAGTCATTG GTGCCTTGGTCAAAACAGATGAGCAGGAAGTGATCAACTTCCTGTTGACAACAGAAATCATTCCCCTGTGCCTTCGCATAATGGAGTCTGGCAGTGAGCTTTCCAAAACG GTAGCAACTTTTATACTACAGAAAATACTCCTTGATGACACAGGGCTGGCATACATTTGCCAAACATATGAACGCTTCTCCCATGTGGCCATGATACTT GGCAAAATGGTTCTTCAGCTCTCCAAAGAGCCCTCCGCTCGTCTTTTGAAACATGTTGTCCGCTGTTACCTACGCCTGTCAGACAACTCCAG AGCCCGAGAGGCCCTCCGTCAGTGTCTACCAGACCAGCTTAAAGACACCACGTTTGCCCAGGTCCTGAAGGACGACACCACCACCAAACGCTGGTTGGCACAGCTGGTGAAGAACCTACAGGAAGGCCAAGTCACAGACCCCAGGGGCATCCCTCTGCCCACACAGTAG
- the LOC139532200 gene encoding CCR4-NOT transcription complex subunit 9 isoform X4, whose translation MLATGAAVTTALAQVDREKIYQWINELSSPETRENALLELSKKRESVPDLAPMLWHSCGTIAALLQEIVNIYPSINPPTLTAHQSNRVCNALALLQCVASHPETRSAFLAAHIPLFLYPFLHTVSKTRPFEYLRLTSLGVIGALVKTDEQEVINFLLTTEIIPLCLRIMESGSELSKTVATFILQKILLDDTGLAYICQTYERFSHVAMILGKMVLQLSKEPSARLLKHVVRCYLRLSDNSRAREALRQCLPDQLKDTTFAQVLKDDTTTKRWLAQLVKNLQEGQVTDPRGIPLPTQ comes from the exons ATGCTGGCTACAGGAGCA GCTGTAACCACGGCTCTGGCCCAAGTGGATAGGGAAAAGATCTACCAGTGGATCAACGAGCTGTCCAGCCCAGAGACCCGCGAGAATGCCCTGCTTGAGCTCAGTAAAAAACGGGAGTCCGTGCCAGATTTGGCTCCAATGCTATGGCACTCCTGTGGAACTATAGCTGCTCTCCTGCAG GAAATTGTCAACATCTACCCTTCAATAAACCCCCCGACCCTCACCGCTCACCAGTCCAACAGAGTATGCAACGCATTAGCACTTCTGCAGTGTGTAGCCTCTCATCCAGAGACAAG ATCGGCATTTCTGGCAGCACACATTCCTCTATTTCTGTACCCCTTCTTACACACTGTCAGCAAAACACGACCATTTGAGTACCTCCGACTCACCAGCCTAGGAGTCATTG GTGCCTTGGTCAAAACAGATGAGCAGGAAGTGATCAACTTCCTGTTGACAACAGAAATCATTCCCCTGTGCCTTCGCATAATGGAGTCTGGCAGTGAGCTTTCCAAAACG GTAGCAACTTTTATACTACAGAAAATACTCCTTGATGACACAGGGCTGGCATACATTTGCCAAACATATGAACGCTTCTCCCATGTGGCCATGATACTT GGCAAAATGGTTCTTCAGCTCTCCAAAGAGCCCTCCGCTCGTCTTTTGAAACATGTTGTCCGCTGTTACCTACGCCTGTCAGACAACTCCAG AGCCCGAGAGGCCCTCCGTCAGTGTCTACCAGACCAGCTTAAAGACACCACGTTTGCCCAGGTCCTGAAGGACGACACCACCACCAAACGCTGGTTGGCACAGCTGGTGAAGAACCTACAGGAAGGCCAAGTCACAGACCCCAGGGGCATCCCTCTGCCCACACAGTAG
- the LOC139532200 gene encoding CCR4-NOT transcription complex subunit 9 isoform X1 has translation MLCTHITNAVTTALAQVDREKIYQWINELSSPETRENALLELSKKRESVPDLAPMLWHSCGTIAALLQEIVNIYPSINPPTLTAHQSNRVCNALALLQCVASHPETRSAFLAAHIPLFLYPFLHTVSKTRPFEYLRLTSLGVIGALVKTDEQEVINFLLTTEIIPLCLRIMESGSELSKTVATFILQKILLDDTGLAYICQTYERFSHVAMILGKMVLQLSKEPSARLLKHVVRCYLRLSDNSSPHTRAREALRQCLPDQLKDTTFAQVLKDDTTTKRWLAQLVKNLQEGQVTDPRGIPLPTQ, from the exons ATGTTATGTACACACATCACAAAT GCTGTAACCACGGCTCTGGCCCAAGTGGATAGGGAAAAGATCTACCAGTGGATCAACGAGCTGTCCAGCCCAGAGACCCGCGAGAATGCCCTGCTTGAGCTCAGTAAAAAACGGGAGTCCGTGCCAGATTTGGCTCCAATGCTATGGCACTCCTGTGGAACTATAGCTGCTCTCCTGCAG GAAATTGTCAACATCTACCCTTCAATAAACCCCCCGACCCTCACCGCTCACCAGTCCAACAGAGTATGCAACGCATTAGCACTTCTGCAGTGTGTAGCCTCTCATCCAGAGACAAG ATCGGCATTTCTGGCAGCACACATTCCTCTATTTCTGTACCCCTTCTTACACACTGTCAGCAAAACACGACCATTTGAGTACCTCCGACTCACCAGCCTAGGAGTCATTG GTGCCTTGGTCAAAACAGATGAGCAGGAAGTGATCAACTTCCTGTTGACAACAGAAATCATTCCCCTGTGCCTTCGCATAATGGAGTCTGGCAGTGAGCTTTCCAAAACG GTAGCAACTTTTATACTACAGAAAATACTCCTTGATGACACAGGGCTGGCATACATTTGCCAAACATATGAACGCTTCTCCCATGTGGCCATGATACTT GGCAAAATGGTTCTTCAGCTCTCCAAAGAGCCCTCCGCTCGTCTTTTGAAACATGTTGTCCGCTGTTACCTACGCCTGTCAGACAACTCCA GCCCCCACACCAGAGCCCGAGAGGCCCTCCGTCAGTGTCTACCAGACCAGCTTAAAGACACCACGTTTGCCCAGGTCCTGAAGGACGACACCACCACCAAACGCTGGTTGGCACAGCTGGTGAAGAACCTACAGGAAGGCCAAGTCACAGACCCCAGGGGCATCCCTCTGCCCACACAGTAG
- the LOC139532200 gene encoding CCR4-NOT transcription complex subunit 9 isoform X2, with protein sequence MLATGAAVTTALAQVDREKIYQWINELSSPETRENALLELSKKRESVPDLAPMLWHSCGTIAALLQEIVNIYPSINPPTLTAHQSNRVCNALALLQCVASHPETRSAFLAAHIPLFLYPFLHTVSKTRPFEYLRLTSLGVIGALVKTDEQEVINFLLTTEIIPLCLRIMESGSELSKTVATFILQKILLDDTGLAYICQTYERFSHVAMILGKMVLQLSKEPSARLLKHVVRCYLRLSDNSSPHTRAREALRQCLPDQLKDTTFAQVLKDDTTTKRWLAQLVKNLQEGQVTDPRGIPLPTQ encoded by the exons ATGCTGGCTACAGGAGCA GCTGTAACCACGGCTCTGGCCCAAGTGGATAGGGAAAAGATCTACCAGTGGATCAACGAGCTGTCCAGCCCAGAGACCCGCGAGAATGCCCTGCTTGAGCTCAGTAAAAAACGGGAGTCCGTGCCAGATTTGGCTCCAATGCTATGGCACTCCTGTGGAACTATAGCTGCTCTCCTGCAG GAAATTGTCAACATCTACCCTTCAATAAACCCCCCGACCCTCACCGCTCACCAGTCCAACAGAGTATGCAACGCATTAGCACTTCTGCAGTGTGTAGCCTCTCATCCAGAGACAAG ATCGGCATTTCTGGCAGCACACATTCCTCTATTTCTGTACCCCTTCTTACACACTGTCAGCAAAACACGACCATTTGAGTACCTCCGACTCACCAGCCTAGGAGTCATTG GTGCCTTGGTCAAAACAGATGAGCAGGAAGTGATCAACTTCCTGTTGACAACAGAAATCATTCCCCTGTGCCTTCGCATAATGGAGTCTGGCAGTGAGCTTTCCAAAACG GTAGCAACTTTTATACTACAGAAAATACTCCTTGATGACACAGGGCTGGCATACATTTGCCAAACATATGAACGCTTCTCCCATGTGGCCATGATACTT GGCAAAATGGTTCTTCAGCTCTCCAAAGAGCCCTCCGCTCGTCTTTTGAAACATGTTGTCCGCTGTTACCTACGCCTGTCAGACAACTCCA GCCCCCACACCAGAGCCCGAGAGGCCCTCCGTCAGTGTCTACCAGACCAGCTTAAAGACACCACGTTTGCCCAGGTCCTGAAGGACGACACCACCACCAAACGCTGGTTGGCACAGCTGGTGAAGAACCTACAGGAAGGCCAAGTCACAGACCCCAGGGGCATCCCTCTGCCCACACAGTAG